A window of Chaetodon auriga isolate fChaAug3 chromosome 2, fChaAug3.hap1, whole genome shotgun sequence contains these coding sequences:
- the nmur3 gene encoding neuromedin-U receptor 2, giving the protein MELSLQASPSNASKPLHNTSVPPNATGNYTNDQFTDINLFEILGPKRSPFFLPVTSVYLLIFLTGLSGNLLTCAVIAKHKKMRNPTNFYLVSLAVSDLLVLLFGMPLEIYDLWQNYPFPFGEGGCYFKTFLFETVCFASILNVTALSVERYIAVLHPLKTRYLATNKHAKRVITVVWVVSMVCAIPNTSLHGIFYLPERMEESAICTVLKPLWIYNMVMQITTVCFFFVPMMVISVLYLVMGLHLGREKWRPRGTLGNNCGSNTRRKLNVNGRRRQVNKMLSIVVAVFGVCWAPFHIERLLWSSISQWTDLMHNIYQYVHILSGVLFYLSSAVNPIIYSLLSTRFRECFRELVCSQAEDNSSVRDSPPFPKILLDPSVSSSRAQAEGKDSNAFIPLLSPNMTLSMDTAILTCACKETTSKTSVF; this is encoded by the exons ATGGAGCTCTCTTTGCAGGCATCCCCTTCAAACGCATCCAAACCGCTCCACAACACCAGCGTGCCACCAAACGCAACTGGGAATTACACCAATGACCAATTCACTGACATCAACCTCTTTGAAATCTTGGGTCCAAAACGatctccctttttcctccctgtgacCAGCGTTTACCTTCTCATCTTCCTCACCGGCTTGTCTGGAAACCTGCTCACGTGCGCGGTGATCGCAAAGCACAAGAAGATGCGAAACCCCACCAACTTCTACCTGGTGAGTCTGGCCGTGTCGGACCTCCTCGTGCTTTTGTTCGGGATGCCCCTGGAGATTTACGACCTGTGGCAGAACTACCCGTTCCCCTTCGGCGAGGGCGGCTGCTACTTCAAGACCTTCCTCTTCGAGACGGTGTGCTTCGCCTCAATCCTCAACGTCACAGCTCTGAGCGTGGAGAGGTACATAGCTGTGCTTCACCCGCTCAAAACGCGGTACCTCGCCACGAACAAGCATGCCAAGCGGGTCATCACCGTCGTGTGGGTGGTGTCAATGGTCTGCGCCATCCCCAACACCTCGCTGCACGGCATCTTCTACCTgccagagaggatggaggagtcGGCCATATGCACTGTGCTCAAGCCCTTGTGGATCTATAACATGGTCATGCAGATCACCACTGTGTGCTTCTTTTTTGTGCCCATGATGGTGATCAGCGTGCTGTACCTGGTGATGGGTCTTCATTTGGGCAGAGAAAAATGGCGGCCCAGAGGGACCCTGGGAAACAACTGTGGCAGCAACACCCGAAGAAAGCTCAACGTGAACGGGCGCAGGAGGCAGGTCAACAAGATGCTGT CGATCGTGGTTGCAGTGTTTGGAGTCTGCTGGGCGCCCTTCCACATCGAGCGGCTCCTGTGGAGCTCCATCAGCCAGTGGACCGACCTGATGCACAACATTTATCAGTATGTCCACATCCTGTCGGGTGTCCTCTTCTACCTCAGCTCAGCGGTGAACCCTATCATCTACAGCCTGCTCTCCACACGGTTCAGGGAGTGTTTCCGAGAACTCGTGTGCTCCCAGGCGGAGGATAACAGCTCTGTTAGAGACTCGCCGCCGTTCCCTAAGATTTTACTGGATCCCTCTGTGTCAAGCTCCAGAGCTCAGGCTGAGGGTAAGGACTCCAATGCTTTCATCCCTTTGCTGTCTCCCAACATGACACTGAGCATGGACACTGCAATACTGACATGTGCATGCAAAGAGACGACCAGCAAGACCTCTGTGTTCTAA